A window of Streptomyces sp. SAI-127 contains these coding sequences:
- the fabF gene encoding beta-ketoacyl-ACP synthase II: MSPTNRTVVVTGIGATTPLGGDAASTWEGLVAGKSGVKPLEQEWAAEQAVRIAAQIAVEPTEVIPRPQARRLDRSAQFALIAAKEAWADAGFEAKAGEDDKVDPDRLGAVIASGIGGVTTLLDQYDVLKEKGVRRVSPHTVPMLMPNGPSANVGLLVGARAGVHTPVSACASGAEAIGYGIEMIRTGRADVVVAGGTEAAIHPLPIAAFGNMMAMSKNNENPEGASRPYDIARDGFVLGEGAGVVVLESAEHAAARGARVYAEAVGQGVSADAHDIVQPEPEGRGISRALENLLDSTDLNPAEIVHVNAHATSTPAGDIAELKALRKVFGDDADHMAVSATKSMTGHLLGGAGGVETVATVLALYHRVAPPTINVENLDPEAEANADVVRGEARKLPVEGRIAALNDSFGFGGHNVVLAFRTV, translated from the coding sequence GTGAGCCCGACCAATCGCACCGTGGTCGTCACCGGTATCGGCGCAACCACACCGCTGGGTGGCGACGCAGCCTCTACCTGGGAGGGTCTGGTCGCCGGCAAGTCCGGCGTCAAGCCCCTGGAGCAGGAGTGGGCCGCTGAGCAGGCAGTCCGCATCGCCGCGCAGATCGCGGTGGAGCCGACCGAGGTGATTCCCCGGCCGCAGGCCCGCCGTCTTGACCGCTCGGCGCAGTTCGCGCTGATCGCGGCCAAGGAGGCGTGGGCCGACGCGGGCTTCGAGGCCAAGGCCGGCGAGGACGACAAGGTCGACCCGGACCGTCTCGGCGCCGTCATCGCCTCCGGCATCGGTGGCGTGACGACCCTGCTCGACCAGTACGACGTGCTCAAGGAGAAGGGCGTCCGCCGCGTCTCCCCGCACACCGTGCCGATGCTGATGCCCAACGGCCCGTCCGCCAACGTGGGTCTGCTGGTGGGCGCCCGCGCGGGCGTGCACACCCCGGTCTCCGCCTGTGCGTCGGGCGCCGAGGCCATCGGCTACGGCATCGAGATGATCCGTACCGGCCGCGCCGACGTCGTCGTCGCCGGTGGCACGGAGGCGGCGATCCACCCGCTGCCCATCGCCGCGTTCGGCAACATGATGGCGATGTCCAAGAACAACGAGAACCCCGAGGGCGCCTCGCGTCCCTACGACATCGCCCGGGACGGCTTCGTCCTCGGCGAGGGCGCCGGTGTCGTCGTCCTGGAGTCCGCCGAGCACGCCGCCGCGCGCGGTGCGCGGGTGTACGCCGAGGCGGTGGGGCAGGGCGTCTCCGCCGACGCCCACGACATCGTGCAGCCGGAGCCCGAGGGGCGCGGCATCTCGCGCGCGCTGGAGAACCTGCTGGACAGCACCGACCTGAACCCGGCGGAGATCGTGCACGTGAACGCGCACGCGACGTCGACCCCGGCCGGTGACATCGCCGAGCTCAAGGCGCTGCGGAAGGTGTTCGGCGACGACGCCGACCACATGGCCGTGTCCGCCACCAAGTCGATGACCGGTCACCTGCTGGGTGGCGCGGGCGGCGTGGAGACGGTCGCGACGGTGCTCGCCCTGTACCACCGGGTGGCTCCGCCGACCATCAACGTCGAGAACCTCGACCCGGAGGCGGAGGCCAACGCCGACGTCGTCCGCGGCGAGGCCCGCAAGCTGCCCGTGGAGGGCCGTATCGCCGCGCTGAACGACTCGTTCGGGTTCGGTGGGCACAACGTGGTGCTGGCGTTCCGTACGGTCTGA
- a CDS encoding DUF3145 domain-containing protein, whose product MTTRGVLYVHSAPRALCPHVEWAVAGVLGTRVNLDWIRQPAAPGTWRSEFSWKGEVGTASKLASALRGWHLLRFEVTAEPCPTAEGERYSCTPELGIFHAVTGIHGDILIPEDRLRAALTRSQRGETDLEAELAKLLGKPWDDELEPFRYAGEGAPVRWLHQVV is encoded by the coding sequence GTGACGACACGTGGAGTTCTGTACGTGCACTCCGCGCCGCGCGCGCTGTGCCCGCACGTCGAGTGGGCCGTCGCCGGGGTGCTCGGCACGCGCGTCAACCTCGACTGGATCCGGCAGCCGGCCGCACCGGGCACGTGGCGCTCGGAGTTCTCCTGGAAGGGCGAGGTGGGCACGGCGTCCAAGCTCGCGTCGGCCCTCAGAGGCTGGCACCTGCTGCGCTTCGAGGTCACGGCCGAGCCCTGCCCCACCGCCGAGGGCGAGCGCTACAGCTGCACCCCGGAACTGGGCATCTTCCACGCCGTCACCGGCATCCACGGCGACATCCTGATCCCGGAGGACCGCCTGCGCGCGGCCCTGACCCGCTCGCAGCGCGGGGAGACGGACCTGGAGGCCGAGCTGGCCAAGCTCCTCGGCAAGCCCTGGGACGACGAACTGGAGCCCTTCAGGTACGCCGGCGAGGGCGCCCCGGTCCGCTGGCTGCACCAGGTCGTCTGA
- a CDS encoding serine hydrolase domain-containing protein, producing MSLQSLALIENWPVPTAAAGVVRADGRVLGTHGPVERRFPLASVTKPLAAYAVLVAYEEGAIELDEPAGPSGSTVRHLLAHTSGLAFDEHRATAAPGERRLYSNAGFEQLGDHVAKAADIPFAEYLRQAVLEPLGMASTSLEGSPAKDGVSTVEDLLRFAAEVQAPRLLDPRTVAAAMTVQYPGTKGVLPGYGHQNPNDWGLGFEIRDGKSPHWTGSSSSPRTFGHFGQSGTFLWIDPDAGAACVALTDRAFGPWAVEAWPAFTDAVLASL from the coding sequence ATGTCCTTGCAGAGCCTCGCGTTGATCGAGAACTGGCCGGTTCCCACCGCTGCGGCGGGGGTGGTGCGTGCCGACGGCAGGGTCCTCGGTACCCACGGCCCGGTCGAGCGGCGTTTCCCGCTGGCCTCGGTCACCAAGCCGCTCGCCGCGTACGCCGTCCTCGTCGCTTACGAGGAGGGGGCGATCGAGCTCGACGAGCCGGCCGGGCCGAGCGGATCGACGGTGCGTCACCTGCTCGCGCACACCTCGGGGCTGGCCTTCGACGAGCACCGGGCGACGGCTGCTCCCGGGGAGCGGCGGCTGTACTCGAACGCGGGGTTCGAGCAGCTCGGCGACCATGTCGCCAAGGCGGCGGACATCCCGTTCGCGGAGTATCTGCGGCAGGCGGTGCTCGAGCCGCTGGGCATGGCGTCGACGTCCCTGGAGGGCTCCCCGGCGAAGGACGGTGTGTCGACGGTCGAGGATCTTCTCCGGTTCGCGGCGGAGGTGCAGGCGCCACGGCTGCTGGACCCGCGCACGGTCGCGGCGGCGATGACGGTCCAGTACCCGGGCACGAAGGGCGTGCTCCCCGGCTACGGCCACCAGAACCCCAACGACTGGGGCCTCGGCTTTGAGATCCGCGACGGCAAGTCCCCCCACTGGACGGGCTCGTCGTCCTCGCCGCGCACCTTCGGGCACTTCGGCCAGTCCGGCACGTTCCTGTGGATCGACCCGGACGCGGGGGCGGCCTGTGTGGCGCTGACGGACCGCGCGTTCGGACCGTGGGCGGTCGAGGCGTGGCCGGCGTTCACCGACGCCGTCCTGGCAAGCCTCTAG
- a CDS encoding acyl carrier protein produces MAATQEEIVAGLADIVNEIAGIPVEDVQLDKSFTDDLDVDSLSMVEVVVAAEERFDVKIPDDDVKNLKTVGDATDYILKHQA; encoded by the coding sequence ATGGCCGCCACTCAGGAAGAGATCGTCGCCGGTCTTGCCGACATCGTGAACGAGATCGCCGGCATCCCGGTTGAGGACGTCCAGCTGGACAAGTCCTTCACCGACGACCTGGACGTCGACTCGCTGTCCATGGTCGAGGTCGTCGTCGCCGCTGAAGAGCGCTTCGACGTCAAGATCCCGGACGACGACGTCAAGAACCTCAAGACGGTCGGCGACGCGACCGACTACATCCTCAAGCACCAGGCCTGA
- a CDS encoding helix-turn-helix domain-containing protein: protein MPEPEHRNSDPDAPGVHAHVATLKRLEKSSGSLAQQAIARMDETLPWYRAMPPENRSWIGLVAQAGIAAFTEWFRHPDAPQAISTDVFGTAPRELTRAITLRQTVEMVRTTIEVMESAIDEVAAPGDESVLREALLVYAREIAFATAQVYAQAAEARGAWDARLESLVVNAVLSGEADEGAVSRAAALGWNAPEHVCVLLGTAPDGDSELTVEAIRRAARHAKLQVLTGVLGSRLVVIAGGSDNPLAVAKSLIGPYAAGPVVAGPVVPDLLAATRSAQAAAAGLKACSAWQDAPRPVLADDLLPERAMAGDPAARQQLVEEIYRPLEEAGSALLETLAVYLEQASSLEGAARMLFVHPNTVRYRLRRVTDVTGWSPSDVRSAFTLRIALILGRLADGDPQP, encoded by the coding sequence GTGCCCGAACCCGAACACCGCAACTCCGACCCCGACGCGCCCGGCGTCCACGCCCATGTCGCGACCCTGAAGCGGCTGGAGAAGTCGTCCGGGTCTCTCGCGCAGCAGGCCATCGCGCGCATGGACGAGACGCTGCCGTGGTACCGGGCCATGCCCCCGGAGAACCGTTCCTGGATCGGGCTGGTCGCCCAGGCCGGCATCGCGGCCTTCACCGAGTGGTTCCGGCATCCGGACGCCCCGCAGGCCATCTCCACCGACGTGTTCGGGACCGCTCCCCGTGAGCTGACCCGGGCCATCACGCTCCGCCAGACCGTGGAGATGGTGCGCACCACCATCGAGGTCATGGAGAGCGCCATCGACGAGGTCGCCGCCCCCGGTGACGAGTCCGTGCTGCGTGAGGCCCTGCTCGTGTACGCCCGCGAGATCGCCTTCGCCACCGCCCAGGTCTATGCCCAGGCCGCCGAGGCACGCGGTGCCTGGGACGCCCGGCTGGAGTCGCTCGTCGTGAACGCCGTTTTGAGCGGTGAGGCCGACGAGGGAGCCGTGAGCAGGGCCGCCGCGCTGGGCTGGAACGCTCCCGAGCATGTGTGCGTCCTCCTCGGCACCGCTCCCGACGGTGACTCCGAGCTGACCGTCGAGGCCATCCGGCGGGCCGCCCGGCACGCCAAGCTCCAGGTGCTGACCGGGGTGCTCGGCTCCCGGCTGGTCGTCATCGCGGGCGGCAGCGACAACCCCCTGGCCGTGGCCAAGTCGCTGATCGGGCCTTATGCGGCCGGGCCCGTGGTCGCGGGGCCCGTCGTACCCGATCTGCTCGCCGCCACCCGGTCCGCGCAGGCCGCCGCCGCGGGGCTCAAGGCGTGTTCCGCCTGGCAGGACGCCCCGCGCCCGGTCCTGGCGGACGACCTGCTTCCGGAACGCGCGATGGCCGGGGATCCCGCTGCGCGCCAGCAGTTGGTGGAGGAGATCTACAGACCACTGGAGGAGGCCGGTTCCGCGCTCCTCGAGACGCTCGCCGTCTACCTCGAACAGGCGTCCAGTCTGGAGGGCGCGGCCCGGATGCTCTTCGTGCATCCCAACACCGTGCGCTACCGGCTTCGACGTGTGACTGACGTCACCGGCTGGTCGCCCTCCGATGTACGTTCGGCGTTCACCTTGCGGATCGCGCTCATCCTGGGGCGTCTGGCCGATGGGGATCCCCAGCCCTAG
- a CDS encoding aldo/keto reductase, with amino-acid sequence MTDSTIPTARLGDTGPEVGAQGLGCMGMSFAYGPTDAKESRATLERALELGITLYDTADAYGNGENEKFLSPFFKAHRDEVVIATKFALSIPPDDPTRRIIRNDPPYIRQAVEASLKRLDVDAIDLYYMHRRDVHVPIVESVGTMAELVREGKVKHLGLSEVTAAELRAAQAVHPIAAVQSEWSLFSRDIEAKVVPAARDLGVALVPYSPLGRGFLTGSFTNADKDLTADDFRRQQPRFTGENATANAALLEPIRTVAEAHGVSLGQIALAWVQQQRTVHDLPVIPIPGTRKPGRVEENAAATTIELTKEELELLEPIAAQVAGDRYADMRFSSAGRE; translated from the coding sequence ATGACGGACAGCACGATCCCGACCGCACGGCTCGGCGACACCGGTCCCGAGGTCGGCGCCCAGGGACTCGGCTGCATGGGCATGAGTTTCGCGTACGGCCCCACGGACGCGAAGGAGTCCCGGGCCACCCTGGAGCGGGCCCTGGAACTCGGCATCACGCTCTACGACACGGCGGACGCCTACGGCAACGGGGAGAACGAGAAGTTCCTGTCCCCGTTCTTCAAGGCCCACCGCGACGAGGTCGTGATCGCCACCAAGTTCGCCCTGTCGATCCCGCCGGACGACCCGACCCGGCGGATCATCCGCAACGACCCGCCGTACATCCGCCAGGCCGTCGAGGCGAGCCTGAAGCGCCTCGACGTCGACGCGATCGACCTCTACTACATGCACCGGCGCGATGTGCACGTGCCGATCGTGGAGTCCGTCGGCACCATGGCCGAGCTGGTGCGCGAGGGCAAGGTCAAGCACCTGGGCCTGAGCGAGGTCACCGCCGCGGAGCTGCGTGCGGCGCAGGCGGTGCACCCCATCGCCGCCGTGCAGTCGGAGTGGTCCCTGTTCAGCCGTGACATCGAGGCCAAGGTGGTCCCGGCGGCCCGCGACCTGGGCGTGGCGCTCGTGCCGTACTCGCCGCTCGGGCGTGGCTTCCTCACCGGGTCCTTCACCAACGCCGACAAGGACCTCACGGCCGACGACTTCCGCCGCCAGCAGCCCCGCTTCACGGGCGAGAACGCGACGGCGAACGCGGCCCTGCTGGAGCCGATCCGTACGGTCGCCGAGGCCCACGGAGTCTCCCTGGGCCAGATCGCCCTGGCCTGGGTCCAGCAGCAGAGGACGGTGCACGACCTCCCGGTGATCCCGATCCCGGGCACCCGCAAGCCCGGCAGGGTCGAGGAGAACGCGGCGGCGACGACCATCGAGCTCACCAAGGAGGAGCTGGAGCTCCTGGAGCCGATCGCGGCACAGGTGGCGGGCGACCGGTACGCGGACATGCGGTTCTCGTCCGCGGGCCGCGAGTGA
- a CDS encoding DUF4429 domain-containing protein: MTRMGDVLAGFHAAWEFESDSVLIRYERGIRTPKLFQALGERRIPLEAISGVTLTPGKRGTVVLHAEPRPGADPLMEAAAGQLKEGCDPYRLVLPGDKETLAEYYADELRTLLKEDDEPADRFLVPAPEVPLQFKAYDGKASFDGRTVHFRWFWTGASSAKWKAGDQSFPVSELTGVEWRSPEVFEGHLRLLRGEPGPVQADQDPAAVVFGLGYGPVHESLPFAAAVLAAVRRRGPAAAVPAATAPRRDPADIAERIRHLGELHQAGLVTDEEFSVKKAELLAEL, translated from the coding sequence ATGACCCGCATGGGTGACGTACTGGCCGGATTTCATGCCGCCTGGGAGTTCGAGTCCGACTCCGTGCTCATCCGCTACGAACGGGGGATTCGAACACCGAAGCTCTTCCAGGCGCTGGGAGAGCGGCGTATCCCCCTGGAGGCGATCTCCGGGGTGACGCTGACTCCCGGCAAGCGGGGCACGGTGGTGTTGCACGCCGAGCCGCGACCGGGGGCGGATCCGCTCATGGAGGCGGCGGCGGGGCAGCTGAAGGAAGGGTGCGATCCGTACCGGCTGGTGCTGCCGGGCGACAAGGAGACGCTCGCCGAGTACTACGCGGACGAGTTGCGCACGCTCCTGAAGGAGGACGACGAACCGGCCGACCGATTCCTGGTGCCGGCGCCCGAGGTGCCGTTGCAGTTCAAGGCGTACGACGGGAAGGCGTCCTTCGACGGCCGTACCGTGCACTTCCGGTGGTTCTGGACGGGAGCGTCCTCGGCGAAGTGGAAGGCCGGCGACCAGAGCTTCCCGGTGTCCGAGCTGACCGGGGTGGAGTGGCGGTCGCCGGAGGTCTTCGAGGGTCATCTGCGGCTGCTGCGCGGGGAGCCGGGGCCGGTGCAGGCGGATCAGGATCCGGCGGCTGTGGTGTTCGGGCTCGGGTACGGGCCGGTCCATGAGTCGCTGCCGTTCGCGGCGGCGGTCCTGGCGGCCGTACGCCGACGGGGGCCCGCGGCGGCGGTCCCGGCCGCGACCGCGCCGCGCCGGGACCCCGCCGACATCGCCGAGCGCATCCGCCACCTCGGAGAACTGCACCAGGCGGGCCTGGTCACCGACGAGGAGTTCTCCGTGAAGAAGGCGGAGTTGCTGGCGGAGCTCTAG
- a CDS encoding GNAT family N-acetyltransferase gives MSLVRRATTEDAGEVLRLRQVMIDALPDGDGSTAWHTEALPSLRGKLAEADGDFAAFVVDHPDRPGALAALVVGTVDYRIGKAANPHGLAGYVFSVATDPDARRRGYARACMDELLAWFRERGAGQVMLTASPEAEPLYVSLGFVHKPDPTMILRL, from the coding sequence ATGAGTCTCGTACGCCGTGCCACGACCGAGGACGCCGGGGAAGTACTGCGGCTGCGCCAGGTGATGATCGACGCTCTGCCGGACGGGGACGGCTCCACAGCGTGGCACACGGAGGCGCTGCCGTCGCTGCGGGGGAAGCTGGCCGAGGCCGACGGGGACTTCGCGGCCTTCGTCGTCGACCACCCGGACCGGCCGGGGGCGCTGGCGGCACTGGTGGTGGGGACGGTCGACTACCGGATCGGGAAGGCGGCCAATCCGCACGGCCTGGCCGGGTACGTCTTCAGCGTCGCCACCGACCCGGACGCGCGTCGGCGCGGCTACGCGCGCGCGTGCATGGACGAACTGCTGGCGTGGTTCCGCGAGCGGGGCGCCGGACAGGTCATGCTGACCGCGTCCCCGGAGGCCGAGCCGCTCTACGTCTCCCTCGGCTTCGTCCACAAGCCGGACCCCACGATGATTCTGAGGCTCTGA
- a CDS encoding MerR family transcriptional regulator: MTVMETTGTRTDSCAAPPHPHRRPAGQDSYTISEVVAFTGLTAHTLRWYERIGLMPHIDRSHTGQRRYSNRDLDWLDLVGKLRLTGMPVADMVRYAELVREGDHTFTERFELLETTRRDVLSRIAELQDTLAVLDRKISFYADAGRTYETEKAG, translated from the coding sequence ATGACGGTGATGGAGACCACGGGTACCAGGACCGACAGCTGCGCGGCTCCGCCGCACCCCCACCGGCGTCCTGCGGGCCAGGACAGCTACACGATCAGCGAGGTCGTCGCCTTCACCGGCCTGACCGCGCACACCCTGCGCTGGTACGAGCGCATCGGGCTGATGCCGCACATCGACCGCTCGCACACCGGCCAGCGTCGCTACAGCAACCGCGACCTCGACTGGCTCGACCTCGTCGGCAAGCTCCGGCTCACCGGCATGCCGGTCGCCGACATGGTGCGGTACGCGGAACTGGTGCGGGAGGGCGACCACACGTTCACCGAACGGTTCGAGCTCCTGGAGACGACCCGCCGGGACGTGCTGTCCCGGATCGCGGAGCTCCAGGACACGCTCGCCGTACTCGACCGGAAGATCAGCTTCTACGCCGACGCCGGTCGCACCTATGAAACGGAGAAGGCAGGATGA
- a CDS encoding ketoacyl-ACP synthase III, translating into MSKIKPSKGAPYARILGVGGYRPTRVVPNEVILETIDSSDEWIRSRSGIETRHWANAEETVAAMSIEASGKAIADAGISAEQIGGVIVSTVSHFKQTPAVATEIADKLGTNKAAAFDISAGCAGFGYGLTLAKGMIVEGSAEHVLVIGVERLSDLTDLEDRATAFLFGDGAGAVVVGPSQEPAIGPTVWGSEGDKSETIKQTVAWTEYDSTGKFPAITQEGQAVFRWAVFEMAKVAQQALDAAGISPDDLDVFIPHQANERIIDSMVKTLKLPEHVTVARDVRTTGNTSAASIPLAMERLLATGEAKSGDTALVIGFGAGLVYAATVVTLP; encoded by the coding sequence ATGTCGAAGATCAAGCCCAGCAAGGGCGCCCCGTACGCGCGCATCCTCGGTGTCGGCGGCTACCGCCCGACCCGGGTCGTGCCGAACGAGGTGATCCTCGAGACGATCGACTCGTCCGACGAGTGGATCCGCTCGCGCTCCGGCATCGAGACCCGGCACTGGGCGAACGCCGAGGAGACCGTCGCCGCGATGTCGATCGAGGCGTCCGGCAAGGCGATCGCCGACGCCGGGATCTCCGCCGAGCAGATCGGCGGCGTGATCGTCTCGACCGTCTCGCACTTCAAGCAGACCCCGGCCGTGGCGACGGAGATCGCCGACAAGCTGGGCACGAACAAGGCCGCCGCCTTCGACATCTCGGCGGGCTGCGCGGGCTTCGGCTACGGCCTCACCCTCGCCAAGGGCATGATCGTCGAGGGCTCGGCAGAGCACGTACTTGTCATCGGTGTCGAGCGGCTGTCCGACCTGACCGACCTGGAGGACCGCGCCACGGCCTTCCTGTTCGGCGACGGTGCCGGCGCGGTCGTCGTGGGTCCCTCCCAGGAGCCGGCCATCGGCCCCACCGTCTGGGGCTCCGAGGGCGACAAGTCCGAGACGATCAAGCAGACCGTGGCGTGGACCGAGTACGACTCCACGGGCAAGTTCCCTGCGATCACGCAGGAGGGCCAGGCGGTGTTCCGCTGGGCCGTGTTCGAGATGGCGAAGGTCGCCCAGCAGGCGCTGGACGCGGCCGGGATCAGCCCGGACGACCTGGACGTCTTCATTCCCCACCAGGCCAACGAGCGGATCATCGACTCGATGGTGAAGACGCTGAAGCTGCCGGAGCACGTCACGGTCGCGCGTGACGTGCGCACCACCGGCAACACCTCGGCCGCCTCGATCCCGCTCGCCATGGAGCGGCTCCTGGCGACCGGCGAGGCGAAGAGCGGCGACACCGCGCTCGTCATCGGTTTCGGGGCGGGTCTCGTCTACGCCGCCACTGTCGTTACCCTCCCCTAG
- a CDS encoding pirin family protein: MTDVRRATERYPGGDPGAGIESWHAFSFGPHYDPDNLRFGALIACNEERLVPGAGFDEHPHSHTEIVTWVVEGELTHRDSTGHETVVRAGDVQRLSAAAGVRHVERNDAETPLTFVQTWLAPLEPGGEPSYEIVRGIADSTPYAVPEAGAMLHVRRLAAGERTAVPDGRYLYVHVVRGEVRLDGAELGPGDAVRVTDAKELDVVAATPAELLVWEMS, translated from the coding sequence GTGACGGACGTACGGCGCGCGACGGAGCGCTACCCAGGCGGGGATCCGGGGGCCGGGATCGAGTCGTGGCACGCCTTCTCGTTCGGGCCGCACTACGACCCCGACAACCTCCGCTTCGGCGCGCTGATCGCCTGCAACGAGGAGCGGCTCGTGCCGGGCGCCGGGTTCGACGAGCATCCGCACAGCCACACCGAGATCGTGACGTGGGTGGTCGAGGGCGAGCTGACGCACCGGGACTCGACGGGGCACGAGACGGTCGTACGCGCCGGTGACGTCCAGCGGCTCAGCGCCGCCGCGGGCGTCCGGCACGTCGAGCGCAACGACGCCGAGACCCCGCTGACCTTCGTGCAGACCTGGCTGGCGCCCCTGGAGCCGGGCGGTGAGCCGTCGTACGAGATCGTCCGCGGGATCGCCGACTCGACGCCGTACGCCGTTCCGGAGGCGGGCGCGATGCTCCACGTGCGGCGGCTGGCTGCGGGGGAGCGGACCGCGGTGCCCGACGGGCGGTACCTGTACGTCCATGTCGTGCGGGGTGAAGTGCGGCTGGACGGCGCGGAGTTGGGGCCGGGTGACGCGGTCCGGGTCACCGACGCCAAGGAACTGGACGTGGTGGCGGCGACCCCGGCCGAGCTGCTGGTGTGGGAGATGTCCTAG
- a CDS encoding ACP S-malonyltransferase translates to MLVLVAPGQGAQTPGFLNPWLELPGAADRVATWSDAIGLDLAHYGTQADADAIRDTAVAQPLLVAAGILSASALGAITDIAPGAVAGHSVGEITAAAFAGVLDDTTALTLVRKRGLAMADAAAITETGMSALLGGDPEVSVAHLEKLGLTPANVNGAGQIVAAGTLEQLAVLNDDKPEGVRKVVPLKVAGAFHTHHMAPAVDALAKAAADLTPADPTVTYVSNKDGQAVATGAEVLERLVGQVANPVRWDLCMETFKQLGATAFIEVSPGGTLVGLAKRALPGVKTLALKTPEDLDAARELIAEHGA, encoded by the coding sequence GTGCTCGTACTCGTCGCTCCCGGCCAGGGCGCCCAGACGCCCGGCTTCCTGAACCCCTGGCTCGAACTCCCCGGTGCCGCGGACCGCGTCGCCACGTGGTCCGACGCCATCGGCCTGGACCTTGCCCACTACGGCACACAGGCCGACGCGGACGCCATCCGTGACACCGCGGTGGCCCAGCCGCTGCTGGTCGCGGCCGGGATCCTGTCCGCCTCGGCACTCGGTGCCATCACCGACATCGCCCCCGGCGCGGTCGCCGGGCACAGTGTCGGTGAGATCACCGCCGCCGCCTTCGCGGGCGTTCTGGACGACACCACCGCCCTCACCCTCGTACGCAAGCGGGGTCTGGCCATGGCCGACGCCGCCGCGATCACCGAGACCGGCATGTCGGCGCTGCTCGGCGGCGACCCCGAGGTCTCCGTCGCGCACCTGGAGAAGCTGGGTCTGACACCGGCGAACGTCAACGGCGCGGGGCAGATCGTCGCCGCCGGCACGCTGGAGCAGCTCGCCGTCCTGAACGACGACAAGCCCGAGGGCGTCCGCAAGGTCGTCCCGCTCAAGGTCGCCGGCGCCTTCCACACGCACCACATGGCCCCCGCGGTCGACGCGCTCGCCAAGGCCGCCGCCGACCTGACGCCGGCCGACCCGACGGTCACCTACGTCTCCAACAAGGACGGCCAGGCCGTCGCGACCGGCGCCGAGGTGCTGGAGCGACTGGTCGGGCAGGTCGCCAACCCGGTGCGCTGGGACCTGTGCATGGAGACGTTCAAGCAGCTCGGCGCCACCGCGTTCATCGAGGTCTCCCCCGGCGGCACGCTGGTCGGCCTCGCCAAGCGCGCGCTGCCCGGCGTCAAGACGCTGGCACTGAAGACCCCCGAGGACCTCGACGCTGCTCGCGAGCTCATCGCCGAGCACGGTGCCTGA